From the genome of Niabella agricola, one region includes:
- a CDS encoding glycoside hydrolase family 43 protein has product MPEKRVDHINFEELEKKAISRPLLKHIYTADPSAHVFNGKIYIYPSHDIDAGDAFDDLGSHFAMEDYHVISMDSPASEAIDNGMALHIKDIPWAEKQLWAPDATEKDGKYYLFFPAKGYDGIFKIGVATSASPTGPFKPQPQAIKDSFSIDPAVFKDDDGCCYMYFGGIWGGQLQRWRSGSFNAEDSENPFAHLPKDDEPALCAKVARLTGDLLEFEESPRDVIITDVDGTSLLQGDRERRFFEASWMHKYNGKYYFSWSTGDTHFICYAIGNHPYGPFTYAGRILNPVVGWTSHHSICEFKGAWYLFYHDSSLSKGITHLRSIKVAKMEYDEHGFIKTIDPYKDLTVPG; this is encoded by the coding sequence ATGCCGGAAAAACGTGTTGACCATATCAATTTTGAGGAACTGGAAAAGAAAGCCATTTCCCGGCCGTTGCTAAAACACATATATACCGCTGATCCGTCGGCGCATGTTTTTAACGGCAAGATTTATATTTATCCTTCGCATGATATAGATGCAGGCGATGCCTTTGATGACCTGGGAAGCCACTTTGCTATGGAGGATTACCATGTGATCTCAATGGACAGCCCTGCCTCGGAGGCTATTGACAACGGGATGGCCTTGCATATAAAGGATATACCCTGGGCCGAAAAACAGTTATGGGCGCCCGATGCCACCGAAAAAGACGGGAAATATTACCTGTTTTTTCCGGCAAAAGGCTACGATGGCATTTTTAAAATCGGTGTAGCCACAAGCGCTTCACCTACCGGACCTTTTAAGCCACAGCCGCAGGCCATTAAAGACAGCTTTTCGATAGATCCCGCTGTCTTTAAAGACGATGACGGTTGTTGCTACATGTATTTCGGCGGCATATGGGGCGGTCAGCTGCAACGCTGGCGGAGCGGTAGCTTCAACGCGGAGGATTCTGAAAATCCCTTCGCGCATTTGCCAAAAGATGATGAGCCGGCCCTATGTGCAAAAGTGGCAAGGCTTACCGGTGATCTGCTGGAATTTGAGGAATCGCCGCGGGATGTGATCATTACCGATGTGGATGGCACTTCTTTATTGCAAGGTGATCGCGAAAGAAGATTTTTTGAAGCCAGCTGGATGCATAAATACAACGGGAAGTATTATTTCTCCTGGTCAACGGGCGATACCCATTTTATTTGTTATGCCATAGGCAACCATCCTTACGGGCCATTTACCTATGCCGGAAGAATCCTGAACCCGGTAGTCGGGTGGACCTCGCACCATTCCATTTGCGAATTTAAAGGAGCGTGGTATTTGTTTTACCATGATAGCAGTTTAAGTAAGGGTATAACCCATCTACGCAGTATCAAGGTGGCAAAAATGGAATACGATGAACACGGGTTTATAAAGACGATAGATCCTTATAAGGACTTAACGGTGCCCGGGTAG
- a CDS encoding carboxypeptidase-like regulatory domain-containing protein translates to MIFLFLHQKAMGSNKYQLAIDNPCFNNTWASMPKEEKGRHCAVCIKTVVDFADWNEEAIISYLNQKNEPVCGRLTHRQLNRIIENKKTTTNPIFYRIGGLFLLLAAAGHASAGTEKTICPGQVISYDIDTGMSACNNSTISNRRRSAVAQTDSSTNIIAGVVIEAYTEKPVPSATVYVKGTRTKTETDSLGNFEIVLPDNYPEQEIMLVVKANGWESDTEITVSRGALPVKDLVIKKKAVVVGEIQIVRYRKKQWWQFWKGKR, encoded by the coding sequence ATGATTTTTTTATTTTTGCATCAAAAAGCAATGGGGAGCAACAAATACCAATTAGCTATTGACAACCCTTGTTTCAACAATACCTGGGCATCGATGCCTAAGGAAGAAAAGGGAAGGCACTGCGCCGTTTGTATCAAAACGGTGGTAGACTTCGCCGATTGGAACGAAGAAGCGATCATCTCCTATTTAAATCAAAAAAATGAACCGGTTTGCGGCAGATTGACACACCGTCAGCTCAACCGTATCATTGAAAACAAGAAGACAACTACCAACCCGATTTTTTATAGAATTGGTGGATTATTCCTGTTATTGGCGGCAGCCGGGCACGCATCTGCTGGCACGGAAAAGACCATCTGCCCGGGGCAGGTTATCTCCTATGACATTGATACCGGAATGTCAGCCTGCAACAATTCAACAATTAGTAATCGCCGCCGGTCAGCCGTTGCTCAAACCGACAGTTCAACAAATATCATAGCGGGGGTCGTAATTGAAGCGTATACGGAAAAGCCGGTGCCTTCGGCTACTGTCTATGTTAAAGGAACCCGCACGAAGACGGAAACCGACAGCTTGGGAAACTTTGAAATTGTGCTTCCGGACAACTACCCGGAACAGGAAATCATGCTGGTCGTAAAAGCAAATGGCTGGGAAAGCGACACCGAAATAACCGTCTCAAGAGGAGCGCTTCCGGTGAAAGACCTGGTCATCAAAAAAAAGGCAGTAGTAGTTGGCGAAATTCAGATAGTGCGGTACAGGAAAAAGCAATGGTGGCAATTCTGGAAGGGGAAACGCTAA
- a CDS encoding HAMP domain-containing sensor histidine kinase has protein sequence MAKRKYIKGNLLFWKIAAVFTTVLVVLGLVFIFIASRFSRSYYTAAHQQLYGDLARHLATFTQPIKNGRPDTAVTHDIIHSTMVANPSVEIYLLDTAGHITDFVVPDTTVQIRQVNMAIVKKWLAAKNEARPMGDNPKQPGEPAIFSVAPIAENGRLSGYVYAVLASEKQGEVLASLNNHLYFRLGAAIFFSALVVALIVGLATFFLITASIRKTAAVVQRFKEGDYSARIEGNVKGELGMLAGTFNEMADVIVSNIDKITATDKFRQELIANVSHDLRTPLSIMQGYIETLMIKKDELTDAGRERYLSVMHASAQKLSGLVEQLFQYAKLEANLVIPEKEPFLINELASDILMAYQLKAAERGILLSLDAAHHLPQVFADIALTERVFQNLLDNAFKFTPDNGSIRIILSEAAAGVKVQVIDTGIGIAPEDQVYIFERYKQLYKETAPKKGMGIGLAIVKKILELHHSTIDVHSEPGKGTEFRFIIPA, from the coding sequence ATGGCAAAAAGAAAATACATCAAAGGTAATTTGTTGTTCTGGAAGATCGCTGCCGTATTTACCACGGTACTCGTGGTGCTCGGCCTGGTATTTATATTCATCGCTTCCCGGTTCTCGCGGTCTTACTATACAGCAGCCCACCAGCAGTTGTATGGAGACCTGGCCCGTCACCTGGCTACCTTTACGCAACCCATCAAAAACGGAAGGCCGGATACTGCTGTTACGCATGACATCATCCACTCCACCATGGTGGCCAATCCCAGTGTGGAAATATACCTGCTGGATACGGCAGGCCATATTACCGACTTTGTAGTGCCCGACACAACCGTACAAATCCGCCAGGTAAATATGGCCATTGTAAAAAAATGGCTCGCTGCAAAGAATGAAGCCCGGCCGATGGGCGACAACCCCAAACAGCCCGGTGAACCTGCCATCTTTTCGGTGGCACCGATTGCAGAAAACGGGCGGCTATCGGGGTATGTATATGCAGTGCTGGCCAGTGAAAAACAAGGGGAAGTACTTGCCTCTCTAAACAATCATCTGTATTTCCGCCTGGGTGCTGCTATTTTTTTTTCCGCCCTGGTAGTAGCGTTAATTGTTGGGCTCGCTACATTCTTCCTCATAACTGCCAGCATCCGCAAAACGGCCGCTGTTGTGCAACGCTTTAAAGAAGGCGATTACTCCGCCCGTATCGAAGGCAACGTCAAAGGGGAGCTGGGAATGCTAGCCGGCACCTTCAATGAAATGGCCGATGTCATTGTAAGCAATATCGATAAAATAACCGCTACCGATAAATTCAGGCAGGAGTTGATCGCCAATGTATCGCACGACCTGCGCACTCCCCTTTCCATTATGCAGGGTTATATCGAAACCCTGATGATCAAAAAAGACGAACTTACTGATGCTGGCCGGGAACGCTATCTGTCTGTAATGCATGCGAGCGCCCAAAAACTATCCGGGCTTGTGGAGCAGCTTTTTCAGTACGCAAAACTGGAAGCCAACCTTGTTATACCGGAAAAGGAACCTTTTTTAATCAATGAACTAGCCTCGGATATTTTAATGGCTTATCAGTTAAAAGCAGCAGAGCGCGGTATCCTTCTGAGCCTGGATGCCGCCCACCATCTGCCGCAGGTCTTTGCAGACATCGCACTTACCGAGCGGGTATTTCAAAACCTGCTGGACAATGCGTTTAAATTCACTCCGGATAACGGCAGCATCCGGATCATTTTATCAGAAGCAGCAGCGGGCGTAAAAGTGCAGGTCATCGATACCGGTATCGGGATTGCACCCGAAGATCAGGTGTACATATTTGAGCGCTACAAGCAGCTTTATAAAGAAACCGCTCCCAAAAAAGGCATGGGGATCGGGCTGGCGATTGTAAAAAAGATACTGGAACTACATCATAGCACCATTGATGTACACAGCGAGCCGGGAAAGGGTACCGAATTCCGGTTCATTATCCCGGCCTGA
- a CDS encoding response regulator transcription factor, producing MQKVLIIEDDPELVELLHIHLTDLGCAITAIGNGNDGLQAAMQARFDLVILDLMLPGLNGMEVCRKIRQTDRHTPILMLTARSEEIDKVMGLETGADDYLTKPFSIREFIARVKVIFRRNEEGTTAEQGSYISAVMRYDELEIDLDKRKVTLNNLRVDLSPKEFELLALLASSPGKSYSRKRLLNLVWGYDFEGYEHTVNSHINRLRGKIEANLSAPKYILTTWGIGYRFNEEL from the coding sequence ATGCAAAAAGTACTCATTATTGAAGACGATCCGGAGCTCGTTGAGTTACTCCATATCCATTTAACAGACCTGGGGTGCGCCATCACCGCCATTGGTAACGGTAATGATGGGTTGCAGGCAGCAATGCAGGCTCGTTTTGATCTGGTTATCCTGGATCTGATGCTACCCGGTCTCAACGGCATGGAAGTATGCAGGAAAATCCGGCAAACTGACCGGCACACGCCCATCCTGATGCTCACCGCCCGTTCAGAAGAAATTGATAAGGTAATGGGACTGGAGACCGGCGCAGATGATTATCTTACCAAGCCGTTCAGCATAAGAGAGTTTATCGCCCGCGTGAAGGTTATCTTCAGAAGAAACGAAGAAGGTACCACAGCTGAGCAGGGCAGCTATATATCCGCCGTGATGCGGTATGACGAGCTGGAAATAGACCTGGATAAACGGAAGGTCACGCTTAACAACCTCCGTGTGGACCTCTCACCTAAAGAGTTTGAGCTACTGGCATTGCTGGCTTCCAGCCCTGGAAAAAGCTACAGCCGCAAGCGGCTGCTAAACCTGGTATGGGGATATGACTTTGAAGGTTATGAGCATACGGTAAATAGTCATATCAACCGTTTGCGTGGGAAAATAGAGGCCAACCTGTCTGCACCAAAATATATTTTAACAACCTGGGGGATTGGCTACCGCTTTAATGAAGAGTTGTGA
- a CDS encoding spondin domain-containing protein: protein MKKNMTRMVAVVSLMTFTASCNKGDDMPPAQSRTITIENVLDSKPLVESGSFKGSGIPPVILPGQSVSFSFYAAKNQRLTFATMYGWSNDLFFAPENPGIQLYDGSGNPVTGDVSAQIKLWDNGTRINQAPGAAVMHPGTAEASVKNVKEVNGMDDYGHTYLAASQLMQVVLNYEGNSKFTLTIKNSSGGTVNETPFSPGVWAVSYVAGGNLLLPEPVYSAGKLSMNGLTNIAEMGDITPLSNYLTQQTGIFTPLSPVLVVVYEGAVNPFYKVGESDRGEGLKELAQKGNADILAAALKTKPGVRNVYVLKDAANTVLLPKINGAMGGKVSQQLSLLPGDRIALATMYGFSNDWFFATTGNDIDGAQNGNVSASVGLFDNGTAISQYPGAGITQANLAGTPLAESKNIQAVPNPNAYNTLPSVAGIVEVTLQ from the coding sequence ATGAAAAAGAACATGACCCGTATGGTAGCCGTTGTATCCTTAATGACATTCACGGCATCCTGCAACAAAGGCGACGATATGCCACCGGCGCAGTCAAGGACCATTACCATTGAAAACGTATTGGATAGCAAACCCCTTGTTGAATCCGGTTCGTTTAAAGGCAGCGGAATACCACCGGTAATTCTTCCCGGGCAGTCGGTATCCTTTTCGTTTTATGCTGCAAAGAATCAACGGCTCACATTTGCAACAATGTACGGATGGAGCAACGATTTGTTTTTTGCGCCCGAAAACCCCGGTATTCAGTTATATGATGGCAGCGGGAATCCTGTAACGGGCGATGTTTCGGCGCAAATAAAACTCTGGGATAACGGTACCCGGATCAACCAGGCTCCGGGGGCTGCTGTCATGCATCCCGGTACAGCAGAGGCCAGCGTCAAAAATGTTAAAGAGGTAAACGGGATGGACGACTATGGCCATACCTACCTGGCTGCATCGCAATTGATGCAGGTTGTATTGAACTATGAAGGCAATTCTAAATTTACACTTACTATTAAAAACAGCTCCGGTGGTACGGTCAATGAAACACCTTTTAGCCCGGGAGTATGGGCGGTGTCCTATGTGGCCGGAGGAAACTTATTACTGCCGGAACCCGTTTATTCAGCCGGCAAGCTTTCCATGAACGGTCTGACCAATATTGCGGAAATGGGTGATATTACCCCGCTCAGTAACTACCTTACTCAGCAAACCGGTATTTTTACCCCGTTATCACCGGTATTAGTAGTGGTTTATGAAGGTGCTGTAAACCCCTTTTACAAAGTTGGGGAAAGCGACCGGGGAGAAGGCCTGAAAGAGCTGGCTCAAAAAGGGAATGCGGATATCCTGGCAGCGGCATTAAAAACCAAACCGGGCGTAAGAAATGTGTATGTATTAAAAGATGCGGCCAACACCGTATTGCTGCCAAAGATCAATGGTGCCATGGGGGGCAAAGTGTCACAGCAACTGTCGTTGTTGCCGGGCGACCGGATAGCACTTGCAACTATGTATGGTTTTTCCAATGACTGGTTTTTTGCCACAACAGGAAATGATATAGACGGCGCTCAGAACGGCAATGTGTCTGCATCTGTTGGTTTGTTTGATAATGGAACGGCGATAAGCCAGTACCCCGGTGCCGGCATTACCCAGGCAAATTTGGCCGGTACACCTTTGGCGGAAAGCAAAAATATTCAGGCGGTACCCAATCCCAATGCGTATAATACCTTACCATCTGTTGCCGGCATCGTTGAGGTGACCCTTCAATAA
- the msrA gene encoding peptide-methionine (S)-S-oxide reductase MsrA — protein MAVLFWLAVLPSCGQQQASIEHSKAFIEMAGGNKMPGTDKNKNVRTDTATFAAGCFWCVEEQFRQLDGVLNVTSGFTGGHTVNPGYEQVSDGTTGHAEACNIIYDPGTISYDALLAAFFVAHDPTQLNRQGNDIGTQYRSAIFYHNEMQRKLAVYYIKRLNAEKIYPAPVVTEVNPFSVFYKAAADHQNYYANNKELPYCRMVIQPKRDRFRAVFKDRLKQ, from the coding sequence ATGGCGGTCCTGTTTTGGTTGGCTGTACTTCCATCCTGTGGTCAGCAACAAGCCTCTATCGAGCATTCAAAGGCATTTATTGAAATGGCCGGCGGAAATAAGATGCCCGGTACTGATAAAAATAAAAATGTAAGAACCGATACCGCTACTTTTGCCGCGGGGTGCTTTTGGTGTGTTGAAGAGCAATTCAGGCAACTAGACGGTGTGCTAAACGTAACATCGGGGTTTACCGGCGGGCATACGGTCAATCCAGGTTACGAGCAGGTGTCTGATGGTACGACCGGTCATGCAGAGGCCTGCAATATTATCTACGACCCTGGAACGATTTCCTATGACGCGCTGCTGGCTGCTTTTTTTGTAGCGCATGATCCCACGCAGTTAAACCGCCAGGGTAATGACATCGGTACGCAGTACCGGTCGGCTATTTTTTATCACAATGAAATGCAGCGAAAACTGGCCGTCTACTACATTAAAAGACTCAATGCGGAAAAAATATATCCGGCTCCGGTTGTTACCGAAGTAAACCCTTTCTCCGTTTTTTATAAAGCGGCGGCGGATCATCAGAATTATTATGCCAATAACAAGGAGCTGCCGTATTGCCGGATGGTGATTCAGCCAAAGCGGGATCGGTTCCGGGCGGTTTTTAAAGATCGGCTAAAGCAATAA
- the msrB gene encoding peptide-methionine (R)-S-oxide reductase MsrB — MKTITMQMICMILLCCSCNAQPGGAGRREVNPYYSRTDTTHLNVSNKEWKRILNPDLYAVAREQATEAAFTGKYWNSNTRGTYYCAVCGNKLFRSDAKFASTCGWPSFFKTVRSNSVLYKQDDSHHMHRVEVECARCNAHLGHLFDDGPPPAYKRYCMNSISLDFEPDK; from the coding sequence ATGAAGACGATCACGATGCAAATGATTTGCATGATACTGCTCTGCTGTAGCTGCAATGCACAGCCGGGCGGTGCCGGAAGGCGGGAAGTAAACCCATATTATTCCCGGACAGATACCACACATCTGAATGTAAGTAATAAAGAGTGGAAGCGGATTCTTAATCCTGATCTATATGCCGTGGCAAGGGAGCAGGCTACAGAAGCCGCATTTACCGGTAAATACTGGAACAGCAACACGAGGGGTACCTATTACTGTGCCGTTTGCGGAAACAAACTTTTTCGGTCAGATGCTAAATTCGCAAGTACCTGTGGCTGGCCCAGTTTTTTTAAAACAGTGCGGTCAAACAGTGTACTGTATAAGCAGGATGATTCGCATCATATGCACCGTGTTGAAGTGGAATGTGCGCGTTGTAATGCCCACCTGGGTCATCTATTCGACGATGGACCGCCGCCTGCGTATAAACGGTATTGCATGAACTCCATTTCCCTGGATTTTGAGCCGGATAAATAA